The genomic stretch aacatacatacacatctTCACATAACTATTCAATATACacttttacatatttttgatTATGGTTGTTGCTTTATTTTGATGAATATTCTTCATTCTTAACTTTTAACTTGCTCCATCTGGTGCTCCCTCCACGattgtttttttcatacttttatttatacatatgcCCTTATTAGATGAACAGGTTCATAAATTGCGCACTATTCAGCTTTTGATAAATAGAGTATACTCCAGAATACTGAACGGACCTCTTTTTACCAACTTTAGCAATTTCAACTTTATTAGTAGATTCGACATGACTACTTCCAAGACTCATAAACACTTTTCTCAATCCTCGTTAGATTATAACAAATCTGTTAAGGTAATCTCACTCTGATCTGcaatatttttagaatcCTGTTGCTGAGGTTAAGGTGGTTCCTGTTTTACAGGATAACTTTTCCTACATTTTAATAGACCCAGAAAGCTCAAACGCGCTATGCGTTGACCCTGCTGAGCCTCAAAAGGTGCTTTCAGTGGCCCAAAGCTacgatttaaaatttaagttGTGTCTGTGCACACACAAACACTGGGATCACAGCGGTAAGATTgaatacatacacacatttgttAGATATTCCATCCACAACTGCCTATTTACCCGTGTGTTCCCTTATTACGTGACTTCAGGCGGCAATGTTGAGATGAAGAGACTGGTTCCAGACCTTGACGTCGTCGGCTCATCCTACGAGAGCACTCCGGGCGTAACTTTGCCGGTCAAAGACGATGACACCCTATCATTCGGTATTTCCAAACTCATTTATTATGACACTAATCAGGAAGTCTGAAGATCAGGTGCATTAAGGCCTCGTGCCATACCACCGGGCACATAATGTACTTTGTGTACTCTCCTGAAAAACCTGATTTACAACCCATTCTGTTCACCGGTACGTGCTATCATGCTTTCATACTGTATTTAATTCtaaataaattcatatGTATTAGCAAACATCCCATATTGCCTTACTTTACTCTCGTAGGTGATACTATATTTGTGGGTGGATGCGGTAGATTTTTTGAGGGCTCTGGCGAACTCATGCTCGGCATAATGAGGAGGGTTAAAACACTTCCCCCAAACACCCTCATCTACTGCGGCCATGAATACACTGTAAAGAATATGAAGTATGTTAACGAGCCATTTCAGCTACATAAGTTTAGTCATTAACGGCTGCCTTTAACTACCCCTACTCATCATTAATTAACTGCATTACCCATTATTATCCTAACGTATCAGTTTATTCACTATTTTCACTCAGATTTGCCTACTACGTTGATCCAAGTCAACCTGTTgttgataaattaaattggtCCCAGGATGTGATTTCTAAGGGCGGTGTTACCGTGCCTTCCCTTTTGTCTGAGGTTTGAACTACTCATTCAATAACCttacaattattatacctatctatctatctatctatctatGTACTCACTTTCTTAACTTGACTTCTAAACCTCTTAACCATTTCCTAACTTACTCCTCCACATCCTCTTATTTCAGGAAGTTCTTTACAACCCCTTTATGCGCACCAAGGACCTCATGTCATCTCTGGAAACAGCCTCTGAAGAGGCTGCCATGTCCAAGCTCAGGCAGATGAAGGATCGATTTTAACTGCCATACTTTATTGCGCCCTTTAAGTCACATTTCCACATCGGCTTCCTCATCTTGTTGTGCGTGTTACCTTTCATTCTACTTAACATACTCCTACTATACTTACCTCATTATACTGTACCTAACTCACACCTCTATGTTCTAGCATGTATGATTGCACAGAATAGTATATACTCTTGTATGACTGTCATGTATTGTCAGTAAGGTTGAAGATATTACTTTTTGTTAGTTAccaccttcttctccagACTGCTCGGTATTGTCGCCTCCACCTTGGCTGCCTTCACTTGGTTTGGGACTGAGAAGGTGTACAGGAACCTTGAGCATCTGACTTTGAACTTTGTGTTGAGCACTCCTCCCTTTCCTTTCTTCTTATAGACAACTACTGACTTTACGTCCGGTCTCTTTATCACCACCAGGTAATCtttcaggtccttcagctccttcggCATCTTAAACTTCgacttttatttaaactgtAGGTTTTCTACTTTTAAATACCTTTTTACTGTGtaattttcttttttgcTTATGAGGTATTCTAGATATGTCGTCCTCTAGATCCCTTTTTGTGAAATCACTGACTCTTATTTACGATATGTTACTTACGAATTAATTTAAGCTTATTAAACTATTACTtgttaacaaatatttatagtaGCTTAAATATTCATGTGTTGTGCCCCACTCCTAGAATCTTTATAGGTATACACTTCCTTTTTACCACTTTGTTACCAACACATATTTACCATTTAATTTCCACTATGGTTTACATATAGATACACTCtcttttattcattttttttttCAGATTTGccattttttatctatgGAATCCATTTATTCTATCCACACAAACCATTATACTTCTCACCTCTCTTCTACTACTGCTACATAATTACAATACCAGCTATTCCAATCACACAATACACTCATATATACTCTATTCTACCTATTTAAATTACTAATGGTGTGCACAAGGGCTGTACCAGCCCATGGTGACAGTGGTACTATTGGAGCGACTGCGGCACTGACTAACGCGACTATTAGCATAGTGTAAACATTGAGAtcataatattaattaggAGCTCAGAATAAGGTGTTCATCAACTCGTAAATCAGCGGTAACTGCGAATGTTTAAGGTTGAAATTTCATCATAGCCCCTTTACTTACAACTTCTAACTACCTCAATCTCTTCACAAAACAGACTTAAGTCCGTCTGCCATGATCCTGTAGATATGATAAGCTTCCGTGAGGTTGGGAGACAATTAGGAACAGTTTCAGAGTCATTAGCTATCAGCAGGATCATCAATGGCGATGACAGGATTGAATTCTAAACGAAGTGGGTCTTCAAGCAAACGCTGCCCTTGATCATAATTGATTCACGTCTGCTACTTTCGCTTAGTCGAACAGAGAAAATCCCATGTCTtcgtcttcctcctcttcctccgGCTCCTCCTGTTTCActtcagctgctgcagcgCTTGATGATGTGGTCACAGTTGCAGTTGCTGCCAGAGCTGCTTCTGGGTTCTCTAAAAAGTTCTTCAGAGCCTCCATTTGCGGGAAGACGTAGTCCGAGTCCACGACCAGCGCCATGCAGTTTTTGAAGCCCTCGAGCATCGAGTGGTCTACTGAGAGCACCGTCGGGTATCCCAGCTGGCGAGCCATTGCGTTAGCGTAGCTGACTCCCAGGTGCATCACGTCCAGGATCTCGTCGTCAGTCACGTCGAGGACGCTTGCGTCTGATATTGCGCCGCTGTCGTAAATTTTTTCCACCTTCAGACCGTATGAGAAGGGCTTAATGTTGAGCTTCTGGAGCAGCGTTGCTCCTGAGGCCGTCACTTTGTCGTCCTTCTTGATCAGGTGCACTTCGTTCTGTATTTCAATCTGACCTTTGACGATCTTCGTCGATATTCCCAGAGCCTGGAAGAACGACGTCTGCGACGGGTCGAGGCCTGTTGAGCCTGCGGgtatatacacatcagAGGGAGCGATTACGCCTTGGCGTGCTGGTGCTGGCACTCTGTTGTTCAGAATCACCTCGCGCACTTCCATCGGGTCTGCTTCGCAGAACACAAAGCCTGTGTTGAGCTTCATACACTGCGAAACCTTCTCCACGTCCGGCGAGTCCGGGAAGTTTTTCTGGAGCGCCGTCCTGATGACTGTGTTTTTACCCATAAGTATGGTGGCCATGCCTCTGAGTGAGTGGCGTACTGACGCCATCTGCCTCGATCCCACATGGTCCACGCTCactattaaaattttagggTACGTCTTCACGAGGTTTGTGAGTTTTTCGAAGTacaacttcttcttttcgGCTTTCGATAGTTTCGCCATTTGAGATCAACTTAAAGAGTTCCGATgtcaaaatttatatttcctGAAAACAATTAGTgcaatttatatattttatttgttaattagAGAATAACTTTTAAGTTgttatattatgttatgGAATCACAGGCAATTCTTAAATAGTAATGCAAATTGCATATGTAAAACGTACCTTCCACCCAATGAGCTAAAATATGGTgggaaataaataatatgtgtcaataaaaaaatattacaatataataatgaagGCGAGCCTATATTCAGTGGTGGGTGGCCTAAATTTCGATGGGGTGGTACATCTTAACTTTAGGTTCAGATCTTCCAATTCACCCTTTAGACTAAACTTAACAAAATCGTTACTTAATCATGTAATGCACATTTGCGGTTCATCTTATGCTGTCTATGTTTCGTTATAATATGTTTTTTGTTATTCATATGTCAACTTTGAGGTCGTATATGTTTGCACATTCTGATTGATTCTTTGCTgtgtttttaacatttacgTATTCTGTTATACATAAATCTATGAGTATATAGGATTCCAGTCAGATTCTTCGGTTCATAATCCACATATAACATTTCACTATATTTAGTTAAATagttattaattattttgtgtacattttattttatgtcTTCTGtgttaattgttttaaaacatttacaaatggaatctttatttatacataattttaattatggATGATCCTAAACACAGGACTCTCGAGTCTAAACATGGTATACTTTCGTGGCTACAATAGGCACATATACTCCATATTTCGcttgtatataataaatatttgtagaTTTACTCAAAGATGCATTTAAAAAGCTATATTGGGACTACGAGGCTTTAAAAACCGATTTGTCTTCAAAAATCGAAGAATACGCCAAATTACATGAGGAAAACACTCATTTGAAACACTCTTATGATTTACTGGCCAATGAAATATCGCAACAGAGTCAAgtattgaatatttttgACATTAGTTATGTGTAACCACTATCTTTATTTCTTCAACAAtaccttatttttaacaactAACAcattacatatatatttggcaacatatttatgattaaaatattaagtgaattaatgttaaatgATAGAAAAACGTAAAACATGGACCTTCCTCTTGGACGAATCCCTTAACACTCATAAAAGGATCACAGTCAAATGAGTCTGAAAATTATCAAAAGCTAAACGAAGAAATAGCACAATTGAAACTGAAATTAGAGAATTCACTTAAAGAAAACGGTTagttttccttttattAAGTACAGAGTGAATTGAGTTAGATAATTAAGGcataaaatgaaaacatGGTTACACACTAACTAGTGTGTCGTACGCCAACTTAGTAAAAATcggaaataataaatgtttagaGGAGTTGAGTGTCAAAAATGTTCAAACGACGAGAGATTTGGAAGATAATAAGGCGAAGCATAACGTGATAGTTACAGAATTGAAGGATAGGCTGATAGCACTTGAAAGTATACTGAAGGACTTGCAAGACCAACTGAACAATAACGAGAATAAGCTGTCACAGTACGCGAACGAGATTAAGCTGTTGAACACAGAAATCGACAACAAGTCATCGGAGATAAATACGCTGAACAAGGGGTAAAAAGcatttgataataataattattagaGTCGAGTCGTTGAAAAAGGAGCACTCGAAGGACTTAGAAGAATGGAAGGTAAAATTGAAcgaaaagtttaaatttgacCTGAGAAGGAACAGctatattaatttgaacAACATATATCAGAACGGAAGCGACGCACTTAACCTGGTAGCTACAACTATATAGTTATGACTACAGCTGGTCGTTTATATAgactaatttaaatgatgcAGGACGTCCACTATTCATTGTCAAATTATGAGCTGGTTAACCTACTGGTAGGGTCATTCGGGTCGTTTTTCAGCTGCTGGAAGCTGGCGTTCAAGTTCATACAATGTTCACTGATAGCGAGTGACATGAATAGAAACTCGGTAGATGGAACACATGAATTTAATGACAGTGAAAGCTTGGATAACTTGGGCGGATTTAAAAGCTGGGATCCTTCTGATGAAACAGACATCAGGTATTCGAATGTGTTCAGCAATGTGGATGTGAGAGTGTTGACAAACTTTGACAAACTAGTAAAGAAAGTAagtattgtttatttattggtaTTGCCATGGTAGCAGTGAGAGTAATGGCTGCTAGCAGTAGTAACGCCATTATCTAAGAATTGATAGTATATGAGTTAGTAATGTGAAAATGGCCATAAGTTAGTAACTAATAGTGATAACAGATTGACAATGAGTTGGTGATGGTGAACACTTATTTTGAAAAGATTATGTTGAGAGGTGGAACGTTTGACTCGGAACAGTTTAGTAACATGACAAGTGCAGTCAAGGTagataatatatatgtttaatgGGTAATAACAAGTGGTAATTAGTAAAGGAAACGATATTATTAACAACAATTTAGCATTTGAGtgagttttttaaactacAAAGGATATACTTTTGCATCGAAGAGTATGTGTTACCACAAGGAACGAGCACAAAggataataaaaaacactCAACAAAATATCTGATGTAAGCTATTGAATATTATTAGAACCATTATTAGTATTGCAAATCATTATTAGTTGGTATTACGAATGAGTAGTATTTGATATTAGAACCATAATTAGTGTTTGATATTAAGCGAttataatcatttttagtAACTTGCTTGGTGACATTAAGAAGATAGTTCTGAGGTTTTATTGTAACGTTAAGTCAGCTCTGTGTAAGTTCAGTATTGATAATTAATGTTGTCACGGCGTAAACGTAAAATAAACGATAAATGTAGACCTGATTAACGATAAAAAGAGGAATCAGTCGAAGTTGTTATACACAGTGTTAACGAATGAGTGCGGAAGCAATAGCTGTGAGTCGCCAGAGGAGCCGAGAGAATTTTTTAATGTGGGATCGCAATCATCACTAGATAGCACTCTGCAGTCGACCAGGTACGGAGAATCGTACAGAAACGCCTCTACAAAGTCAATAGAGCTGCAACACAGGAACCTCCACTACCTGATAAAGAGCCTATTCGCAACAGTCAATGACCTTAAGACGACTTTGAACGAGTTGAAAGAGTCGCTATCGCACAGGCTGTGTTACCCAAAGGTGCACAAAGGGTTCTTCCTGCCCTTCACAGGAGGCACGAATCAAATGGTGCAGCTGACGTCAAGTCTCTCGAAGCTGGAAAGTGATCTGACGAACATGACGGAAATGAGGATTAGGCTGTATCTGAACTACATGTACACCTCCCTGAAGTTTTATTCAGACTCGAACTACTTCAACTTTAAAAACTACAAAGTGAAGACGCACAGCACGATTGAGTACGTCAGTAGGTGCAACGCGGCGCTGTCAGGGTCAAATCCGAGGATAAAACTGGCGAACCTGCAGAAGGATCTGAACCTGGCAAGGAGAAACGAGAATGAGTTGGCGGAATTGAAGCTGAAGTTCGCAAATATGCAGGAGTTGTTGGAAATAGCAACATACAGGTCAAAGAAGTACGAGGATGAGCTGGAGCGGCTGAAGAGGACAAACGAGTTGGAGGCAATATGCGAGAGAATATTCAGCAAGCTGCAACTTAAGTTTGCGAAAGCAAACGCTAACTATAGTCCATACGTGAGCGCAAATAAGGTTGCGAACAGCGATAACATCACCTATAGCAACGGTGATAACAAAGATAAAAACAGTGACAACAGCAGTGCCCGCACAGTAGATACCACTGCGAGCATTACAAGCAGTGGTGGGTTTGAAGGGGCCCAGAGCGATAACGAGGTAAATGGAGAAGGCTATGGGCACGTTGATGATGTTGTGACGGTCGGCGATAAGAATGATGGCCGAGATGATGTGGTCACCGGCGGTATCGCAGTGGGCGGTAGCGCTCCTGAGAGGGACTACGATGAGTTGGATTCGTATAGGAAAATCAGGAAGCTCAACGCCCACGtcaagtacctgctgaagacAATAACGGCCCTGGAGGACTCAAACAAGCAGCTTAAGCTGGCGCTGGAGCTTAACAGAAGCCAGTATCTGGCAGCAAAGGAGAACGAGGATTCGATTCACCTCAACTACAACGAGCAGCTGGTGCTGATGAGTGAGCACATAAGTGAGCTGAACAACGCGATCCTGAAGAGCGAGTACAAGATAGCGGAGTTGACGCAGACGAAGGTCTCGTGTCCATCCTGCGGATTCAACAACACGCTCGGTACGGAGTAGTTAATTAGAACAGCCATCTTCCTGTGTACGATAGATATGTTGGACTAGGCAGACCGTGATACCTTATTAAATGTGCTGTGCAGGCTCAATGATGGGAGTGGACGACAAGGGAAGGTGCTCCTCATGTCGATGCATAGTAATATTTTCAAGCGACTGacctaaatttaataaagcGTATATGACTCGGTTGTAGTGTGTTTGAGTTGCCACTAGAAATCATtggtatatatttatagcTGTGTGAGtagttttataaataatgggTAAAAGGCCAGATTTTGACTTGAAAAAGGTAATCGATAATGATTCCTTTAAGAAAGTGGCTGAATTCTTGCCTAAGCTACGGGAATCGAATCAAAGGATAGAATCTGAGTTAAAACGCGGTTTAATTGGCCCCCTAGACTCCCAAATTGAGTTCTACAATGACAACCACCCTCCTGAAATCAAACtcgaggaggaaaaggaggaatCCATCCTATTGGGTATCAAATAGTTATTATAGCAGTCAGGAAGTTAATTTTCAATGAAATCAAATCTTTTAGTTATAAAATTCATTGTATTAATTGAAATGACTGGAAAATTAActtaatacacacacacattaattGTACAGATGTTGGACTTGGCGTGTTCGACGTGAAGGGCGAAACACCTTCAGATGAAGCACTAAAGAAAGCCGGAGTTTCAGTCGTTAACTTAAAAGAGGATTTGCCGGTAAGTCTAAGGATATCTGCACATATGTGTACACGTATATGAAATTTACTAGACTATTCatcatataaataagtCTCATCTATtggaatatataaatgacaGTTTTATTTCGATTTAGACTAAAAAGAGTGAGCCTTTAATTGTGGAAGTTAGTACAAAACGGAACTTGGACAAAACTTGATTTTATCGGCATTTCAGCTAAATCATGTGTGGTCGTGGCTTATGGGCAAATACACTGATTTTCCCCTCGCCATTTCGCGATTCCTCGTTTTTATTACCTGGTTTCTATTTTAAGG from Theileria orientalis strain Shintoku DNA, chromosome 1, complete genome encodes the following:
- a CDS encoding 60S ribosomal protein L38, whose amino-acid sequence is MPKELKDLKDYLVVIKRPDVKSVVVYKKKGKGGVLNTKFKVRCSRFLYTFSVPNQVKAAKVEATIPSSLEKKVVTNKK
- a CDS encoding uncharacterized protein (pectin lyase fold/virulence factor domain containing protein) — encoded protein: MDDPKHRTLESKHDLLKDAFKKLYWDYEALKTDLSSKIEEYAKLHEENTHLKHSYDLLANEISQQSQKNVKHGPSSWTNPLTLIKGSQSNESENYQKLNEEIAQLKLKLENSLKENEELSVKNVQTTRDLEDNKAKHNVIVTELKDRLIALESILKDLQDQLNNNENKLSQYANEIKLLNTEIDNKSSEINTLNKGVESLKKEHSKDLEEWKVKLNEKFKFDLRRNSYINLNNIYQNGSDALNLDVHYSLSNYELVNLLVGSFGSFFSCWKLAFKFIQCSLIASDMNRNSVDGTHEFNDNIRYSNVFSNVDVRVLTNFDKLVKKIDNELVMVNTYFEKIMLRGGTFDSEQFSNMTSAVKHLSEFFKLQRIYFCIEEYVLPQGTSTKDNKKHSTKYLINLLGDIKKIVLRFYCNVKSALYLINDKKRNQSKLLYTVLTNECGSNSCESPEEPREFFNVGSQSSLDSTLQSTRYGESYRNASTKSIELQHRNLHYLIKSLFATVNDLKTTLNELKESLSHRLCYPKVHKGFFLPFTGGTNQMVQLTSSLSKLESDLTNMTEMRIRLYLNYMYTSLKFYSDSNYFNFKNYKVKTHSTIEYVSRCNAALSGSNPRIKLANLQKDLNLARRNENELAELKLKFANMQELLEIATYRSKKYEDELERLKRTNELEAICERIFSKLQLKFAKANANYSPYVSANKLDSYRKIRKLNAHVKYLLKTITALEDSNKQLKLALELNRSQYLAAKENEDSIHLNYNEQLVLMSEHISELNNAILKSEYKIAELTQTKVSCPSCGFNNTLGSMMGVDDKGRCSSCRCIVIFSSD
- a CDS encoding 60S acidic ribosomal protein P0, with the translated sequence MAKLSKAEKKKLYFEKLTNLVKTYPKILIVSVDHVGSRQMASVRHSLRGMATILMGKNTVIRTALQKNFPDSPDVEKVSQCMKLNTGFVFCEADPMEVREVILNNRVPAPARQGVIAPSDVYIPAGSTGLDPSQTSFFQALGISTKIVKGQIEIQNEVHLIKKDDKVTASGATLLQKLNIKPFSYGLKVEKIYDSGAISDASVLDVTDDEILDVMHLGVSYANAMARQLGYPTVLSVDHSMLEGFKNCMALVVDSDYVFPQMEALKNFLENPEAALAATATVTTSSSAAAAEVKQEEPEEEEEDEDMGFSLFD
- a CDS encoding hydroxyacylglutathione hydrolase yields the protein MPLLDEQVHKLRTIQLLINRVYSRILNGPLFTNFSNFNFISRFDMTTSKTHKHFSQSSLDYNKSVKNPVAEVKVVPVLQDNFSYILIDPESSNALCVDPAEPQKVLSVAQSYDLKFKLCLCTHKHWDHSGGNVEMKRLVPDLDVVGSSYESTPGVTLPVKDDDTLSFGSLKIRCIKASCHTTGHIMYFVYSPEKPDLQPILFTGDTIFVGGCGRFFEGSGELMLGIMRRVKTLPPNTLIYCGHEYTVKNMKFAYYVDPSQPVVDKLNWSQDVISKGGVTVPSLLSEEVLYNPFMRTKDLMSSLETASEEAAMSKLRQMKDRF